The following nucleotide sequence is from Dialister pneumosintes.
CTTATGGCCGGCTGAAGTATGGGAATGCCAAGGCGACTTACTAATCTTTGTTTTTCTTATTTTATATAGTTGTGAAAAGAGACCTAAGGGCACAATTTTTTCTCTCTATTTAATGCTATACTCTATTCTTCGTTTCTTCCTAGAGTATTTTCGTGGTGACTATCAAATCCTGTTATGGGGACTAAAAAGTGCTCAGATTACAGCTGTTATAGGTTTTTTATGTGCTTGTACTGCATTTATTTATTTTTATATTAAAGATTTGCATATTACTAAAAAAAGGTAAATATGTAAACAAAAAGACTGTAATGAGTTTTCATTACAGTCTTTTTATTTATACATTAAAACGAAAATATACCGTATCTCCATCTTCTACTATATATTCTTTTCCTTCTACACGAAGCAATCCTTTTTCTCTGGCAGCTGCATAAGAGCCACATTCCATAAGATCTTCATAAGAAACAATTTCTGCTCGAATAAATCCACGTTCCATATCGGTATGAATCTTACCGGCAGCTTGTGGTGCTTTAGTTCCTTTACGAATAGTCCATGCTCTACATTCTACTTCACCAGCTGTGAAAAAGTTAATTAAACCTAACATAGAATAAGCAGTACGAATCAATCGATGAAGTCCCGGTTCTGTTTCTCCTAAATCTGCAAGAAACGCTTTGGCTTCTTCCGGTTCCAATTCAGATACTTCTTGCTCAATAGCAGCAGAAATAGTTACCCATTTGGCCCCTTCTTTTTCAGCTTGTGCTGAAACTTTTTGTACTAAAGAATTTGACATCGGATCTGCTATATCATCTTCCGCTGTATTTAATACGTAAAGAACCGGCTTTAGTGTAATTAAATTTAATTCCTGTAAAAGCTCTTTATCTTCATCTGTTAAATCAACCACTCTTGCAGGTTTTCCATCTGCCAATGCATTGAACACTTTTTCATAAGTGGGAAGAAGCGCCTTAGCTTCTTTATTGCCTGTTTGTGCTAATTTAGCAGTCTTTGTTTTCTTTTTTTCTATACTATCTAAATCTGCTAAACAAAGTTCCGTGTTGATAATTTCCATATCACGAATCGGATCTACAGATCCTTCTACATGAACAATATCATCACTTTCAAAACAACGAACTACATGTGCAATAGCATCTGTTTCTCGAATATGACTTAAAAATTGATTCCCTAATCCTTCTCCTTTAGATGCACCTGATACTAAACCTGCAATATCAACAAAACGAGTAAATGCCGGAACGATTTTCTTTGTATTAAAAAGTTTGGATAAATCATAAATTCTATGATCGGGAACTTCTACAACTCCTACATTCGGTTCAATAGTGCAGAACGGAAAGTTTGCTGCTTCTGCCCCAGCTTTTGTAATAGCATTAAACAAAGTACTTTTACCTACATTCGGAAGACCTACAATACCAATTTGCAAATTTGTGCTCATTACGATTCCCCTTTTTTCAATAATTTTTTTAAACGTTGTACTGCTTCTTGAGTATTTTCTGGAGTATTAAATGCGGTTAATCGAATATAACCTGCTCCACAAGGACCAAATCCGGCACCCGGTGTACAAACAACACCTGCTTGCTGCAAAAGCAAGTCAAAAAATTCCCAACTTGTCATTCCTTCCGGAACTGTTACCCAGATATAAGGGCTATTTTTTCCCCCCGAGGATGTTAAACCGACTTCCATAAGCCCTTCTAAAATCATATGTGCATTTTCACGATATATATTTATAGTGGCTTGTACTTGTGCTTTTCCTTCCTCAGTATAAAGTGCTTCTGCTCCACGTTGCACAATATAAGAACAGCCATTAAATTTGGTACATTGACGACGATTCCACAATTCATTGGCACTTATCTTCTCTCCGGATTGTGTTTCTAACATCAATGCATGAGGAACTACACAATAACCACATCGAACACCAGTAAATCCTGCACTTTTAGAATAGGATCTAAACTCAATAGCTACTTCTTTAGCTCCTTCAATTTCATAAATACTATGAGGCAAGTCTTTATCTGTGATAAATGCTTCATACGCTGCATCAAAGAAAATGACAGATCCTGTTTGTTGTGCATATTTAACCCACATAGTTAAGTCTTTATGAGTAAAGACAGATCCTGTCGGATTATTAGGAGAACATAAATAAATAATTTGAGGATCATGTATAGGTAAACTTGGTTTAAATGCACATTCTTCATAGCAAGGCATATAGATAATTCTTTGATAATTACCATTCACAAATTTTCCACCCCGTCCTGCCATAACATTGCTGTCAACATATACGGGATATACAGGATCTGTTACTGCAACAAGAGAGGATTCTGCAAATATGTCTTGCATATTCCCTACATCACATTTTACTCCATCACTAACAAAAATTTCAGAAGGTTCTAAATCAATACCACGTGATTTAAAATCACCATTTACAATAGCCTCACGTAAAAACGAATATCCTTGTTCAGGTCCATATCCCCTAAAAGTTTCTATATTTCCCATTTCAAAAACAGCTTTTTGCATTGCCTTAATAACCACAGGCGCTAAGGGTTGTGTCACATCACCAATCCCTAATGAAATAATATTAGTATTCGAATGTAGTTTTTTATATGCATCTATTCTATTTCTAATTTCAGCAAACAGATAAGCTCCCTGAAGTTCAATAAACGCCTCATTACAATACGCCATATATTTTCTCCTATTATTTCCAGATTCTTTTATAAAAACAGCATATTTCCTATATGTTTTTAGCACTATAATTGAAAGGCAACTGTTCCTAGTACATGATCCAATGGTACTGCGCCAATAAATCGGCTATCACTACTATGATTCCTATTATCACCCATTACAAATACCATTCCTTCCGGTACTACATAGGTTCCATCCATAGAAAATTCCATAGGTTCTTTAATATAAGCTTCTTCTAATTTTTCTCCATTACGATACACATATCCATCATGAAAAGCAAGCTCATCTCCACTTTTTCCAATTACTCTTTTCACCCAAATATTATGTTGTTGTGAATTATGACTAAAAATGGATAAATAATTGTCTAAGGGTTCTAATACATCATCTGCCCAAGTTCTTTCTCTTTGTACACGGCTATCAATAATAACTATATCTTTATAATTAACATCTTTATGCAAAACATGCCCTATTTTCGACACAATTAAATATTGTCCATTTTGCAAAGATGGATACATAGATTCTCCCGAAACTCGAGTAGGTACAAAAATAAAGATATGAATAATCATAGCTAAAATTAAGGCTACAACGATAGAATACAGCCAATCTAACACTTCATGCATAAAATCCCCCATATTGATATAGTATAACCAGTTTATAAAAGTAAAATAAAATAGCGGATACATATCCGCTATTTTAACAGATTTAAGACTTTTTTTATAGTTTAACTATCGGTTTATTTTCACCAAAACGATGAACTGTATCTATAAATCGTACTGTACCTGTTTTATATCTAAGAAGCATGGTAGATGTACGACATCCATTATCAAAATATCTTACACCTTTTAAAAAATTACAATCGGTAATAGCAGTTGCTGAAAAAATACAATCATCTCCTTTTACAAGGTCATCAATTGTAAAGACTCTAGAAGGATCTTCAATTCCCATTGCACGCATACGATTAATTTCTTCTTCATTATGAGGAAGTAATCTTGCTTGCATATCTCCACCTAAACATTTTAGTCCAACTGCAGCTAATACACCTTCCGGTGCACCTCCCTGTCCAATAACCATATGAATACCGCTACCTTGAATTCCACATTCAACAGCAGGTGCCACGTCCCCATCCGTAATTAAACGAATGCGCGCACCGGCTTCTCTGCATTCGCGAATAATACCCGCATGACGTTCTCTATCAAGAGTTACTACTGTAAGATCTGCTATTTCTCTATTCATTGCTTCCGCAACATTTTTAAGATTAACAGCAACAGGAGCATCAATATTAATGCGACCTTTTGCTCTTGGTCCTACACAAATCTTATACATATACATATCAGGAGCATGAAGTAAACTTCCAGCCGGAGCAACTGCCATAACTGCAATCGCCCCGTCTTTTCCTTTAGCCACTAAATTAGTACCTTCTACAGGGTCGACTGCAATATCAATAGCTTCTCCACCTGCCCCAACGTGCTCGCCAATATACAACATAGGTGCTTCATCTAATTCGCCTTCACCAATTACTACTGTGCCTGAAACAGCTGTTTTAGAAAACGCTTCATGCATCCCATCAACAGCTAATTGATCTGCGCCTTCTTTATCTCCACATCCCATTAAACGACCACTCTTGATTGCAGCTTGTTCAGTAACACGTACAAACTCCAAAGACAACTGCCTATCCATAAAGATACCTCCTATGTTGTATGCTTCAAATGTCATTATTATTTAATAATAACACATTCTGCGCTTAAATGGAGTATACCATTTAAGCGCAGAATGTGTTAATTATATTCATTATTAATTATAAAACTTTTGATAAGAAATTCTTTGTTCTCTCTTCTTTAGCATGATTAAAAATGGCTTCAGGTATTCCTTCTTCAAGAATAGAACCTTGATCGACAAAAAGAACTCTTGTGCCTACTTCTCTTGCAAATCCCATTTCATGAGTAACTACTACCATTGTCATGCCTTCAAGTGCAACTTCTTTCATAATATCCAGTACATCATGTACCATTTCCGGATCCAAAGCCGATGTAGGTTCATCAAATAAGAGCGCTTTAGGTTTCATAGCTAAAGCACGTGCAATAGCTACACGTTGTTGCTGTCCTCCGGAAAGTTGAGACGGCATAGAGGTGGCTTTATCTTTTAGTCCTACTTTATCTAATAACGCAATACCACGTTCATATGCTTCATCTCTACTCATTTTTCTAATTTTCATAGGTGCCAACATGATATTATTAATAACCGACATATGTGGAAATAAGTTAAAGCGTTGAAATACCATACCTACTTCAACACGCACTTTATTTAAATTTTCTTCACTATTTAAGGGAATGTTATCAAAAGTAATTGTTCCTTTAGTCGGCATTTCTAATCCATTAATACAACGTAATAAAGTACTTTTACCGGAACCGGAAGGTCCAATAATAACAGCCACTTCTTTAGGTTTTACTTTAAGTGTTACATCCTTTAATACTTCTGTCTTTTGGAATGATTTACTTATATGGTCTACATTAATTAAATAGGGAGTATTATTATTTATTGTTTCCATTATTTTCCCTCCATATAAGATATAAATCTTGCAATAACCAATGTCATGATTAAATATAAGACAGCAACCGTCATCCAAATTTCAAAAGATGCATATGTTTGGGCTATAACCAACTGTCCACGTCTCGTAAGCTCTTCAAAACCAATAACCGAAACCAATGATGAATCTTTAAGCATAGTGATAAATTCATTACCTAGCGGAGGAAGGATATTGCGAAAAGCTTGTGGAAGAAGAATATAATACATCGTCTGCCACCAAGTAAGCCCTAAAGAACGCCCTGCTTCCATTTGTCCAATATCAATAGATTGTATGCCTGCCCTAAAAATTTCAGAAACATAGGCGCCACTATTAATACCACAAGCAGTAACAGCAGCAACAAACGGATTAATATGCATACCTAAAACTACAGGTAAAGCAAAATAAATTAAAAAAATCTGAATCAGCAATGGAGTACCTCTAATTCCGTCTGCATATATAGTCGCTGTAATTCTAAGCAATCTAACTCTAGAAATTCTAGCTATTCCCGTAAATAGTCCAATAAAAAAGCCTATACCAACGCTAAGCATAGTAATTTCTATCGTTATGAGTGCCCCTTGCAAAAGGAAAGGCAAAGATTTTTCAATTAATTCCAAATCCATGTATACGTCTCCAAATCATTTTTAATGTATATATAACAACTTGTATCGTTAATAATACAACCCAAATGATTCTCTGTCAATGATATTTATTTAATTAATAACTGTAAAAATCATATTTTTGTAGTTATTTTTATTAAATCATATTTTTTGAGTATTTATACAATTTCATAAATTTATAAAACAAAATAAAGGAACAGAATTATTTTCTGTTCCTTTATCTAAACAATAGATATTACTATATAAATCGTTGAAGTCTTCTTGTCGTTTCTTCACGACCTAAAAGCTCTATCATCGTATAAAGTCCCGGCCCATGAGTTTCTCCTGTTAATGCTATTCTAACAGGTTCAAAAGCAGCTTTTCCTTTTATACCGGTTTCTTTCATTACATCTTTAAAACATTTTTTTATGCTTTCTTCATCAAAAGATGATAAATTCATCAAACTGTCAGCATAAGCAGCAATAATTTTCTTACTTTCTTCTAAAGCCATTATGTCTTGTATATTAGCAGCTAAGCTTTCAGGAACATCTTCAAAAAACGGCTTCACATTTTCTATAACTTGTTGTCCATAATATAAGTGTTCACGAACATACCAAACTACTTTTTCAAGCCAAAGCCTACGCTGATCACTAATAGTTGTATCTACATATCCTGCTTGAACTAAAAATGGCATAACAAAATCAAAAAGTTCTGTTTGAGAAAGTTTTTTCATATATTGGAAATTAATCCAATTTAACTTTTCAATATCAAATACAGCATCATTAGAAGAAACTCTATCCATTGTAAATTGTGCAATAAGTTCTTTTCGTGTGAAAATTTCTTGTTCTCCCTTCGGTGCCCACCCCAAAAGAGATAAATAGTTTACCATTGCATCCGGCAAATAGCCCTTATCTCTATAAGCTTGAACAGAAGTCGCACCGTGACGCTTACTCATCTTTTTATGATCAGAACCTAAAATCAACGAAATGTGCCCAAAAGTAGGTATATCATATCCTAATGCTTCATAAATAGCGAGTTGTCTAGGGGTATTCGATAAGTGTTCTTCTGCTCGAATAACATGTGTAACTTTCATAAGTGCATCATCTACAACTACTGCAAAATTATATACCGGAATACCATCTGATTTCATGATAATAAAATCACCTACGCCGGCAGATTGAAATTCAACATGTCCACGAACCATATCATCAAATGCATACACTTTATCAGTAGGTACCATTAGACGAACTACCGGTTTTCTTCCCATCTGTTTATAAATATCGATCTGTTCCGGTGTTAAATGACGACAAGTTCCTTTATGTACAGGTGTCTTTCCTGCTGCTAATTGCTCTTGTCTTTCTTTTTCCAACTCTTCCGGTGAAAGATAACAATAATATGCTTTTCCTTCCTGAATAAGGCGTTCTACTTCTTTCTTATAAATATCCACTCTTTCCGTTTGACGATAAGGACCGGTCT
It contains:
- the ychF gene encoding redox-regulated ATPase YchF — protein: MSTNLQIGIVGLPNVGKSTLFNAITKAGAEAANFPFCTIEPNVGVVEVPDHRIYDLSKLFNTKKIVPAFTRFVDIAGLVSGASKGEGLGNQFLSHIRETDAIAHVVRCFESDDIVHVEGSVDPIRDMEIINTELCLADLDSIEKKKTKTAKLAQTGNKEAKALLPTYEKVFNALADGKPARVVDLTDEDKELLQELNLITLKPVLYVLNTAEDDIADPMSNSLVQKVSAQAEKEGAKWVTISAAIEQEVSELEPEEAKAFLADLGETEPGLHRLIRTAYSMLGLINFFTAGEVECRAWTIRKGTKAPQAAGKIHTDMERGFIRAEIVSYEDLMECGSYAAAREKGLLRVEGKEYIVEDGDTVYFRFNV
- the glpX gene encoding class II fructose-bisphosphatase, producing MDRQLSLEFVRVTEQAAIKSGRLMGCGDKEGADQLAVDGMHEAFSKTAVSGTVVIGEGELDEAPMLYIGEHVGAGGEAIDIAVDPVEGTNLVAKGKDGAIAVMAVAPAGSLLHAPDMYMYKICVGPRAKGRINIDAPVAVNLKNVAEAMNREIADLTVVTLDRERHAGIIRECREAGARIRLITDGDVAPAVECGIQGSGIHMVIGQGGAPEGVLAAVGLKCLGGDMQARLLPHNEEEINRMRAMGIEDPSRVFTIDDLVKGDDCIFSATAITDCNFLKGVRYFDNGCRTSTMLLRYKTGTVRFIDTVHRFGENKPIVKL
- a CDS encoding amino acid ABC transporter ATP-binding protein, producing the protein METINNNTPYLINVDHISKSFQKTEVLKDVTLKVKPKEVAVIIGPSGSGKSTLLRCINGLEMPTKGTITFDNIPLNSEENLNKVRVEVGMVFQRFNLFPHMSVINNIMLAPMKIRKMSRDEAYERGIALLDKVGLKDKATSMPSQLSGGQQQRVAIARALAMKPKALLFDEPTSALDPEMVHDVLDIMKEVALEGMTMVVVTHEMGFAREVGTRVLFVDQGSILEEGIPEAIFNHAKEERTKNFLSKVL
- a CDS encoding LL-diaminopimelate aminotransferase, which gives rise to MAYCNEAFIELQGAYLFAEIRNRIDAYKKLHSNTNIISLGIGDVTQPLAPVVIKAMQKAVFEMGNIETFRGYGPEQGYSFLREAIVNGDFKSRGIDLEPSEIFVSDGVKCDVGNMQDIFAESSLVAVTDPVYPVYVDSNVMAGRGGKFVNGNYQRIIYMPCYEECAFKPSLPIHDPQIIYLCSPNNPTGSVFTHKDLTMWVKYAQQTGSVIFFDAAYEAFITDKDLPHSIYEIEGAKEVAIEFRSYSKSAGFTGVRCGYCVVPHALMLETQSGEKISANELWNRRQCTKFNGCSYIVQRGAEALYTEEGKAQVQATINIYRENAHMILEGLMEVGLTSSGGKNSPYIWVTVPEGMTSWEFFDLLLQQAGVVCTPGAGFGPCGAGYIRLTAFNTPENTQEAVQRLKKLLKKGES
- the gltX gene encoding glutamate--tRNA ligase, giving the protein MTEKIRVRFAPSPTGPFHIGGARSALFNWLVAKHTNGTFLVRIEDTDLARSSRESEENIKEAMKWLGLDWDEGIDVGGETGPYRQTERVDIYKKEVERLIQEGKAYYCYLSPEELEKERQEQLAAGKTPVHKGTCRHLTPEQIDIYKQMGRKPVVRLMVPTDKVYAFDDMVRGHVEFQSAGVGDFIIMKSDGIPVYNFAVVVDDALMKVTHVIRAEEHLSNTPRQLAIYEALGYDIPTFGHISLILGSDHKKMSKRHGATSVQAYRDKGYLPDAMVNYLSLLGWAPKGEQEIFTRKELIAQFTMDRVSSNDAVFDIEKLNWINFQYMKKLSQTELFDFVMPFLVQAGYVDTTISDQRRLWLEKVVWYVREHLYYGQQVIENVKPFFEDVPESLAANIQDIMALEESKKIIAAYADSLMNLSSFDEESIKKCFKDVMKETGIKGKAAFEPVRIALTGETHGPGLYTMIELLGREETTRRLQRFI
- a CDS encoding amino acid ABC transporter permease, producing the protein MDLELIEKSLPFLLQGALITIEITMLSVGIGFFIGLFTGIARISRVRLLRITATIYADGIRGTPLLIQIFLIYFALPVVLGMHINPFVAAVTACGINSGAYVSEIFRAGIQSIDIGQMEAGRSLGLTWWQTMYYILLPQAFRNILPPLGNEFITMLKDSSLVSVIGFEELTRRGQLVIAQTYASFEIWMTVAVLYLIMTLVIARFISYMEGK
- the lepB gene encoding signal peptidase I, with amino-acid sequence MGDFMHEVLDWLYSIVVALILAMIIHIFIFVPTRVSGESMYPSLQNGQYLIVSKIGHVLHKDVNYKDIVIIDSRVQRERTWADDVLEPLDNYLSIFSHNSQQHNIWVKRVIGKSGDELAFHDGYVYRNGEKLEEAYIKEPMEFSMDGTYVVPEGMVFVMGDNRNHSSDSRFIGAVPLDHVLGTVAFQL